One stretch of Candidatus Baltobacteraceae bacterium DNA includes these proteins:
- the rplQ gene encoding 50S ribosomal protein L17, producing the protein MPHQIAYKRLSRTDGHRKALLRNMATSFFKHEKIETTSTKAKEISRVVEQLITTAMAGDLAARRKIAEFLTEPAVVKKLVEQIAPSLKGRTGGYTRITKTRVRHGDAAELSLLELVR; encoded by the coding sequence ATGCCGCATCAAATCGCATACAAACGGCTCTCGCGGACCGACGGTCACCGCAAGGCGCTTCTGCGCAACATGGCGACCTCGTTCTTCAAACACGAGAAGATCGAGACGACCTCGACGAAAGCCAAAGAGATCAGCCGCGTCGTCGAGCAGCTGATCACGACGGCGATGGCCGGGGATCTCGCCGCGCGAAGGAAGATCGCCGAGTTCCTCACCGAGCCGGCAGTGGTCAAGAAACTGGTCGAACAGATCGCGCCTTCGCTCAAGGGCCGGACCGGCGGCTACACGCGCATCACCAAGACGCGCGTGCGCCACGGCGACGCCGCCGAGCTGTCGCTACTAGAGTTAGTCAGATAA